The Rhodopseudomonas palustris genome window below encodes:
- the rpoZ gene encoding DNA-directed RNA polymerase subunit omega, with product MARVTVEDCIDKVDNRFDLVLLAAHRARMISSGSQLTIDRDNDKNPVVSLREIAEQTVSPEDLKEELVHSLQKFVEVDEPEQDTVPLIGSAGASVDADDTEVALERMTEEELLKGLEGLAPPEEQPEEDE from the coding sequence ATGGCGCGTGTCACCGTGGAAGATTGTATTGATAAGGTCGACAACCGGTTCGACCTGGTCCTGCTGGCGGCGCATCGTGCACGCATGATCTCGTCTGGTTCGCAGCTCACAATCGACCGTGACAACGACAAGAATCCCGTTGTTTCGCTTCGAGAAATTGCCGAGCAGACGGTCTCGCCGGAAGACCTGAAAGAAGAGCTGGTGCATTCCCTGCAGAAGTTCGTCGAAGTCGACGAGCCGGAGCAGGACACCGTTCCGTTGATCGGTTCGGCCGGCGCCAGCGTCGATGCCGACGACACCGAGGTCGCGCTGGAGCGCATGACCGAGGAAGAACTGCTGAAGGGCCTCGAGGGCTTGGCGCCGCCGGAAGAGCAGCCTGAAGAAGACGAGTAG
- the lepB gene encoding signal peptidase I, translating to MSVTSGTKSESGIGETIRVVIHALIIALVIRTFLFQPFNIPSGSMKATLLVGDYLFVSKYSYGYSHYSIPLSPPIFSGRIFGAEPNRGDVVVFRLPKDDSTDYIKRVIGLPGDRIQMREGLLYINEKPVVRERLPDYVGEDPCGSDATARVKRWKETLPNNVSYETLDCVDNGFYDNTNVYTVPPGNFFMMGDNRDNSTDSRVLSAVGYVPFENIIGRAQMIFFSIAEGEHAWQIWRWPTAVRWSRIFSIVR from the coding sequence ATGAGCGTGACATCCGGTACGAAATCTGAAAGCGGCATTGGCGAAACGATCCGCGTCGTCATTCATGCCCTCATTATCGCGCTGGTGATCCGGACCTTCCTGTTCCAGCCGTTCAACATCCCGTCCGGCTCGATGAAGGCGACGCTGCTGGTCGGCGACTACCTGTTCGTCTCGAAATATTCCTACGGCTACAGCCACTATTCGATCCCGCTGTCGCCGCCGATCTTCTCCGGACGGATCTTCGGCGCCGAGCCGAACCGCGGCGACGTCGTGGTGTTCCGGCTGCCGAAGGACGATTCCACCGACTACATCAAGCGCGTGATCGGGCTGCCCGGCGACCGCATCCAGATGCGGGAGGGGCTGCTCTACATCAACGAAAAGCCGGTGGTGCGCGAGCGGCTGCCCGACTACGTCGGCGAGGACCCGTGCGGCTCGGACGCCACCGCCCGCGTCAAGCGCTGGAAGGAGACGCTGCCGAACAACGTTTCCTACGAGACGCTCGATTGCGTCGACAACGGTTTCTACGACAACACCAATGTCTACACCGTGCCGCCCGGAAACTTCTTCATGATGGGCGACAACCGCGACAATTCCACCGACAGCCGCGTGCTGTCCGCCGTCGGCTACGTTCCGTTCGAGAACATCATCGGGCGCGCCCAGATGATCTTCTTCTCGATCGCCGAGGGCGAACACGCCTGGCAAATCTGGCGCTGGCCGACCGCGGTGCGCTGGAGCCGCATCTTTTCGATCGTGCGATGA
- the smpB gene encoding SsrA-binding protein SmpB: MAEKNERAIKVVAENRKARFNYAIEDTVEAGISLTGTEVKSVRGGKATIAESYADSRGGEIWLINATIPEYLQANRFNHEPKRPRKLLLHRKQINKLMGAIERQGMTLVPLKLYFNEKGRAKLLLALAKGKQLHDKRETEKKRDWSREKGRLLRARG, from the coding sequence ATGGCCGAGAAGAACGAACGCGCGATCAAGGTGGTCGCGGAGAACCGCAAGGCGCGGTTCAACTACGCGATCGAGGACACCGTCGAGGCCGGCATTTCGCTGACCGGCACGGAGGTGAAGTCGGTTCGCGGCGGCAAGGCGACGATCGCTGAATCCTACGCCGATTCCCGCGGCGGCGAGATTTGGCTGATCAACGCCACCATCCCTGAATATCTGCAGGCCAACCGCTTCAATCACGAGCCGAAGCGGCCGCGCAAATTGCTGCTGCACAGGAAGCAGATCAACAAGCTGATGGGCGCGATCGAGCGCCAGGGCATGACGTTGGTGCCGCTGAAGCTGTATTTCAACGAGAAGGGTCGCGCCAAGCTGCTGCTGGCGCTCGCCAAGGGCAAGCAGTTGCACGACAAGCGTGAGACCGAGAAGAAGCGCGACTGGAGCCGCGAGAAGGGGCGCTTGCTACGGGCGCGCGGCTGA
- the dapA gene encoding 4-hydroxy-tetrahydrodipicolinate synthase — MAAKTNFRGSFTALVTPFKNGSLDEQAFRSLVQWQIAEGTHGLVPVGTTGESPTLSHEEHHKVVEWCVEEAKGRVPVIAGAGSNSTREAVELARHAEKAGADAVLVVTPYYNKPTQEGMYHHFKAVNDAIGIPIIIYNIPPRSVVDMSVDTMSRLYELKNIAGVKDATANLGRVSQQRHAMGPDFIQLSGEDMTALAYMAAGGHGCISVVSNVAPKLCADLMGAVLAGDYPGALKIQDRLVPLHDAVFKEPGVAGAKHGLTLLGRILEEVRLPLLPVTEPTGSTIRAAMTHAGLLN; from the coding sequence ATGGCAGCCAAGACGAATTTCCGGGGGTCGTTCACCGCCTTGGTCACGCCTTTCAAGAACGGTTCGCTCGACGAGCAGGCTTTTCGCAGTCTGGTTCAATGGCAGATCGCAGAAGGCACGCACGGGCTAGTGCCGGTCGGAACCACGGGCGAAAGCCCGACGCTGAGCCACGAGGAGCACCACAAAGTCGTGGAATGGTGCGTCGAGGAGGCCAAGGGGCGTGTGCCGGTGATCGCGGGCGCCGGATCGAACTCCACCCGCGAGGCCGTCGAACTCGCCAGGCACGCCGAAAAGGCCGGCGCGGACGCTGTCCTGGTGGTGACGCCGTACTACAACAAGCCCACCCAGGAGGGCATGTATCACCACTTCAAGGCGGTCAACGACGCGATCGGGATTCCGATCATCATCTACAACATTCCGCCGCGATCCGTCGTCGATATGTCGGTCGACACCATGAGCCGGCTGTACGAGCTGAAGAACATCGCCGGCGTCAAGGACGCCACCGCCAATCTCGGACGGGTGTCGCAGCAGCGCCACGCGATGGGGCCCGATTTCATCCAGCTCTCCGGCGAGGACATGACCGCGCTGGCCTACATGGCCGCGGGCGGGCACGGCTGCATCTCGGTGGTGTCGAACGTGGCGCCGAAGCTCTGCGCCGATCTGATGGGAGCGGTGCTTGCGGGCGACTATCCGGGCGCCTTGAAGATCCAGGACCGTCTGGTCCCGTTGCACGATGCGGTGTTCAAGGAGCCCGGCGTGGCCGGCGCCAAGCACGGGCTGACGCTGCTCGGCCGGATTCTGGAAGAGGTGCGGCTGCCGCTGCTGCCGGTGACCGAGCCGACCGGCAGCACGATCCGCGCCGCCATGACGCATGCCGGCCTGCTGAACTGA
- a CDS encoding pyridoxine 5'-phosphate synthase: MPKFSPLRLGVNIDHIATVRNARGGRHPDPVRAALAAIEAGADGITAHLREDRRHIRDNDMERLKAEISKPLNFEMAATPDMVRIALGVKPHAVCLVPERREELTTEGGLDVVGQRDSLAPAIARFNDAGVRVSLFIAADPAQIEMAAKLKAPAIELHTGAWCDAITDDEPAKASEEWRRIVAGAALAQSAGLEVHAGHGLDYATAETIAALPQIVELNIGFYMIGEALFVGLGETVKAMRSAMDRGRARVIAA, from the coding sequence ATGCCGAAATTCTCTCCTCTGCGTCTCGGGGTCAACATCGACCACATCGCCACGGTGCGCAACGCGCGCGGCGGCCGCCACCCCGATCCGGTGCGCGCGGCGCTGGCGGCGATCGAGGCCGGCGCCGACGGCATCACCGCCCATCTGCGCGAGGACCGCCGCCACATCCGCGACAACGACATGGAGCGGTTGAAGGCGGAGATTTCCAAGCCGCTGAATTTCGAGATGGCGGCGACCCCGGACATGGTCCGGATCGCGCTCGGCGTGAAGCCGCACGCGGTCTGCCTGGTTCCGGAGCGGCGCGAAGAACTCACCACCGAAGGAGGGCTCGACGTCGTCGGCCAGCGCGACTCGCTGGCGCCCGCGATCGCGCGGTTCAACGACGCCGGCGTTCGCGTGTCGCTGTTCATCGCCGCCGACCCCGCGCAGATCGAGATGGCCGCGAAACTGAAGGCGCCCGCGATCGAGCTGCACACCGGCGCCTGGTGCGACGCCATCACCGACGACGAACCGGCGAAGGCGTCGGAGGAGTGGCGGCGGATCGTCGCCGGCGCCGCGCTGGCGCAATCGGCCGGGCTCGAAGTCCACGCCGGACACGGCCTCGACTATGCCACCGCCGAGACGATCGCGGCGCTGCCGCAGATCGTCGAACTGAACATCGGCTTCTACATGATCGGCGAGGCGCTGTTCGTCGGCCTCGGCGAGACGGTGAAAGCGATGCGGTCGGCGATGGACCGCGGCCGCGCCAGGGTGATCGCGGCATGA
- the acpS gene encoding holo-ACP synthase yields MIIGIGSDLIDITRIAKVIERHGERFIDRIFTETERARAGRRDKQPNLVAATYAKRFAAKEACSKALGTGIRQGVWWRDMGVVNQRGGRPTMLLTGGARARLDALTPAGMIAQIDLSITDEWPLAQAFVVISAIPAVTPGA; encoded by the coding sequence ATGATCATCGGCATCGGTTCCGACCTGATCGACATCACCCGGATCGCCAAGGTGATCGAACGACATGGCGAACGGTTTATCGATCGCATCTTCACCGAAACCGAGCGGGCGAGGGCCGGGCGGCGCGACAAGCAACCGAATCTGGTGGCCGCCACCTACGCCAAACGGTTCGCGGCCAAGGAGGCGTGCTCCAAGGCGCTCGGAACCGGGATTCGCCAGGGCGTCTGGTGGCGCGACATGGGCGTGGTCAATCAACGGGGAGGTCGGCCGACGATGCTCCTGACCGGGGGCGCCAGGGCGCGGCTCGATGCCCTGACCCCGGCCGGAATGATCGCCCAGATCGACCTCTCGATCACGGATGAATGGCCGCTGGCACAGGCCTTCGTCGTCATTTCGGCGATTCCTGCGGTGACGCCCGGAGCTTGA
- a CDS encoding uracil-DNA glycosylase yields MCPRLAEFRRELRTREPGWHNAPVQSFGDADARLLIVGLAPGVQGANRTGRPFTGDYAGDLLYATLIEYGFATGRFEARPDDGLKLVGCRITNAVRCVPPQNKPLPVEINTCRNFLAPTIETMPKLRAVVMLGRIAHDSTLKALGLRASQAPFGHGAVHEAGTLRLYDSYHCSRYNTNTRVLTPKMFHDVFARVRADLDA; encoded by the coding sequence ATGTGTCCGAGGCTCGCGGAATTCCGCCGCGAGCTGCGGACCCGTGAGCCCGGCTGGCACAACGCACCCGTTCAGTCGTTCGGCGATGCCGATGCCAGGCTGCTGATCGTCGGCCTCGCTCCCGGCGTACAGGGCGCCAACCGGACCGGCCGGCCGTTCACCGGCGACTATGCCGGCGATCTGCTTTACGCCACGCTGATCGAATACGGTTTCGCCACCGGCCGCTTCGAGGCCAGGCCCGACGACGGCCTGAAGCTGGTCGGCTGCCGCATCACCAACGCGGTGCGGTGCGTGCCGCCGCAGAACAAGCCCCTGCCCGTCGAGATCAATACCTGCCGGAACTTCCTGGCGCCGACGATCGAGACCATGCCGAAGCTGCGCGCAGTCGTGATGCTGGGGCGGATCGCGCATGATTCGACGTTGAAGGCACTCGGCCTTCGCGCCTCACAGGCGCCGTTCGGGCACGGCGCGGTCCACGAAGCCGGCACGCTGCGATTGTACGACAGCTATCACTGCTCGCGCTACAACACGAACACCCGCGTATTGACGCCGAAGATGTTCCACGACGTGTTCGCGCGCGTCCGCGCGGATCTGGACGCGTAG
- a CDS encoding NYN domain-containing protein, whose translation MSTPASNKIALFIDGANLYATAKTLGFDIDYKRLLKEFHGRGTLIRAFYYTAIIEDQEYSSIRPLIDWLDYNGYTVVTKATKEFIDASGRRKVKGNMDIELAVNAMELAEHIDQMVLFSGDGDFRSLVEAVQRRGVRVTVISTISSQPPMIADELRRQADVFTDLVELQSKIGRDPADRPPPREPRHTPQFLQRSAAMAPRGGDDDFED comes from the coding sequence ATGTCCACCCCTGCGAGCAACAAAATCGCGCTGTTTATCGATGGCGCCAACCTTTATGCGACTGCAAAAACGCTCGGTTTCGATATCGATTACAAGCGTCTTCTCAAGGAATTTCACGGTCGCGGCACGCTGATCCGCGCCTTTTACTACACCGCCATCATCGAGGATCAGGAATATTCCTCGATTCGTCCGCTGATCGATTGGCTGGACTATAACGGCTACACCGTGGTCACCAAGGCGACCAAGGAGTTCATCGACGCCTCCGGCCGCCGCAAGGTCAAGGGCAATATGGATATCGAGCTCGCGGTCAACGCGATGGAACTGGCCGAGCATATCGACCAGATGGTGCTTTTCTCCGGCGACGGCGACTTCCGCTCGCTGGTCGAAGCGGTCCAGCGCCGTGGCGTCCGCGTCACTGTGATTTCGACGATCTCGAGCCAGCCCCCGATGATCGCCGACGAACTCCGGCGCCAGGCCGACGTCTTCACCGACCTGGTGGAATTGCAGTCCAAGATCGGCCGCGATCCGGCCGACCGCCCGCCGCCGCGTGAGCCCCGCCATACGCCTCAGTTCCTGCAACGCTCGGCTGCGATGGCTCCCAGGGGCGGTGACGACGATTTCGAAGACTGA
- a CDS encoding bifunctional (p)ppGpp synthetase/guanosine-3',5'-bis(diphosphate) 3'-pyrophosphohydrolase, whose amino-acid sequence MASGRRIPRQMEAMADAATVAAPVAVPPKPRGARARMMRQYDLVELVRSYNPNTDEDMLNRAYVYAMKAHGEQTRASGDPYFSHPLEVAAILTNLKLDDATIVAALLHDTIEDTEATRTEIDRLFGHEVGSLVEGLTKLKRLELVSREAKQAENLRKLLLAIADDVRVLLIKLADRLHNMRTLDFVPPASRQRIAEETLDIYAPLAGRMGMQEMREELEDLSFRTLDPEASAVVMQRLDALAERNRNLIGEIETQLCANLAKNGIAAEVTGRRKRPFSIWTKMERKSVGFEQLSDIYGFRVVLNDVEACYRALGVVHTTWPMVPGRFKDYISTPKQNDYRSLHTTVIGPGQQRVELQFRTQEMNQIAEYGIAAHAFYKDGVGSPTELLNRESNAFAWLRHTVEMLSESSNPEEFLEHTKLELFHDQVFCFTPKGKLIALPRAANVIDFAYAVHTDVGNSAVGCKINGKFAPLSSELQNGDEVEVLTSSVQSAPPAAWESLARTGKARAAIRRATRTAMRDQYAGLGRRIVERLFARAKIEYADDKLKGALPRLARASIEDVMASVGRGEMKASDVARAMYPDYKEERTARFGAKKPEKSGTKTVGEPSKVGAAVPIGGIHSGLPVKFAPNGGAVPGDRIIGIVTPGEGITIYPIHSPALKDFEEEPERWLDVKWDIDETTPQRFPARLFVQNVNEPGSLAQIAGVIAEHDGNIDNINMSRRSPDFTELTIDLEVYDLKHLSAIIAQLRAKAVVAHVERVNG is encoded by the coding sequence ATGGCGTCAGGCCGCCGCATCCCGAGACAGATGGAGGCCATGGCCGATGCGGCCACAGTGGCCGCGCCTGTTGCCGTCCCGCCGAAGCCGCGCGGCGCGCGGGCTCGGATGATGCGGCAGTACGACCTGGTCGAACTGGTCCGGAGCTACAATCCGAACACCGACGAGGACATGCTCAACCGCGCCTACGTCTACGCGATGAAGGCGCATGGCGAGCAGACCCGCGCCTCGGGCGACCCGTATTTCTCGCATCCGCTCGAAGTCGCGGCGATCCTGACCAATCTCAAGCTCGACGATGCCACCATCGTCGCGGCGCTGCTGCACGATACGATCGAGGACACCGAGGCGACCCGGACCGAGATCGACAGACTGTTCGGCCACGAGGTCGGCTCGCTGGTCGAGGGGCTGACCAAGCTGAAGCGGCTCGAACTGGTGTCGCGCGAGGCCAAGCAGGCGGAGAATCTTCGCAAGCTGCTGCTGGCGATCGCCGACGACGTTCGCGTCCTGCTGATCAAGCTCGCCGATCGTCTGCACAACATGCGCACGCTGGACTTCGTGCCGCCCGCGTCGCGCCAGCGCATCGCCGAGGAGACACTCGACATCTACGCGCCGCTCGCAGGCCGTATGGGCATGCAGGAGATGCGTGAGGAGCTGGAGGATCTGTCGTTCCGGACGCTCGATCCCGAGGCGTCGGCGGTGGTGATGCAGCGGCTCGACGCATTGGCGGAGCGCAACCGCAATCTGATCGGCGAGATCGAAACGCAGCTCTGCGCCAATCTCGCCAAGAACGGCATCGCCGCCGAGGTCACCGGCCGGCGCAAGCGGCCATTTTCGATCTGGACCAAGATGGAGCGCAAGTCGGTCGGCTTCGAACAATTGTCGGACATCTACGGCTTTCGCGTCGTGCTGAACGACGTCGAGGCCTGCTACCGCGCGCTCGGCGTCGTGCACACGACGTGGCCGATGGTGCCGGGGCGGTTCAAGGACTACATCTCGACGCCGAAGCAGAACGACTATCGCTCGCTGCACACCACGGTGATCGGCCCGGGCCAGCAGCGCGTCGAGCTGCAGTTCCGCACCCAGGAGATGAATCAGATCGCAGAATACGGCATCGCCGCGCACGCTTTCTACAAGGACGGCGTCGGCTCGCCGACCGAACTGCTCAATCGCGAATCCAACGCCTTCGCCTGGCTGCGGCACACCGTCGAGATGCTGTCGGAGAGCTCGAATCCCGAGGAATTCCTCGAGCACACCAAGCTCGAGCTGTTCCACGACCAGGTGTTCTGCTTCACCCCGAAGGGCAAGCTGATCGCGCTGCCGCGCGCCGCCAACGTCATCGATTTCGCCTATGCGGTGCATACCGACGTCGGCAACAGCGCGGTCGGCTGCAAGATCAACGGCAAGTTCGCGCCATTGTCTTCGGAATTGCAGAACGGCGACGAGGTCGAGGTGCTGACCTCGAGCGTGCAGTCGGCCCCGCCGGCTGCATGGGAGTCGCTGGCGCGGACCGGCAAGGCGCGCGCCGCGATCCGCCGCGCCACCCGCACCGCGATGCGCGATCAATATGCCGGCCTCGGCCGCCGCATCGTCGAGCGGCTGTTCGCGCGCGCCAAGATCGAATACGCCGACGACAAGTTGAAGGGGGCGCTGCCGCGGCTGGCGCGAGCCTCGATCGAGGACGTGATGGCCTCGGTCGGGCGCGGCGAGATGAAGGCGTCCGACGTCGCCCGCGCGATGTACCCGGACTACAAGGAAGAACGCACGGCGCGGTTCGGCGCCAAGAAACCGGAGAAGTCGGGCACCAAGACCGTCGGCGAACCGAGCAAGGTCGGCGCCGCGGTCCCGATCGGCGGGATACATTCCGGACTGCCGGTGAAGTTCGCGCCGAACGGCGGCGCGGTGCCGGGCGATCGGATCATCGGCATCGTCACGCCCGGTGAGGGCATCACGATCTATCCGATCCATTCGCCGGCGTTGAAGGATTTCGAGGAAGAGCCGGAGCGCTGGCTCGATGTGAAATGGGACATCGACGAAACAACGCCGCAGCGTTTCCCGGCGCGGCTGTTCGTGCAGAACGTCAACGAGCCCGGCAGCCTCGCGCAGATCGCCGGCGTGATCGCCGAGCACGACGGCAATATCGACAACATCAACATGAGCCGCCGCTCGCCGGACTTCACCGAACTCACCATCGATCTCGAGGTCTACGACCTCAAGCATCTCAGCGCCATCATCGCCCAGCTCCGCGCCAAGGCGGTGGTGGCCCACGTCGAGCGCGTCAATGGATAG
- the mscL gene encoding large conductance mechanosensitive channel protein MscL: MLKEFREFAMKGNVVDLAVGVIIGAAFGGIVSSLVADVIMPIIGSITGGLDFSNYFTPLSKVVTANTLVEAKKQGAVLAWGNFLTLTLNFLIVAFVLFLVVRAMNRLKRKEEAAPAPPAKPTPEQELLGEIRDILKSGNRPQV; this comes from the coding sequence ATGCTCAAGGAATTCCGTGAATTCGCGATGAAGGGCAACGTCGTCGACCTCGCGGTTGGCGTCATCATCGGCGCGGCGTTCGGCGGCATCGTCAGTTCGCTCGTGGCCGACGTCATCATGCCGATCATCGGCTCGATTACTGGTGGGCTCGATTTCTCGAACTACTTCACGCCGCTGTCGAAGGTGGTCACGGCGAATACGCTGGTCGAAGCCAAGAAGCAGGGCGCGGTGCTGGCCTGGGGCAACTTTCTGACGCTGACGCTGAACTTCCTGATCGTCGCCTTCGTGCTGTTCCTGGTGGTGCGGGCGATGAACCGGCTGAAGCGCAAGGAGGAGGCAGCGCCCGCGCCGCCGGCGAAGCCGACCCCGGAGCAGGAACTGCTTGGCGAGATTCGCGATATCCTGAAGAGCGGCAACCGCCCGCAGGTCTAA